One Herbaspirillum rubrisubalbicans genomic window carries:
- a CDS encoding replication endonuclease yields the protein MPVIRQENGIRTIAGLPPRWGRKAYRELHQARGGVVVGQLPERYLKLSALLDEVTAAPIPLDATDSQLCVAALHRSQECMSLSGRIHDKAALRARMQMLCDLQGVPAPGVEDDAQFIARCCDPAWWRKQFRKVFGRTFEHAAVRLGLVSVRAGAYASDETVLRRLEQNRRNAKILDAVQMANHQGQEFSLADLVSKSVANRKVRRGELMLRMRGCEEIANELGHVGVFVTQTCPSKFHAVLAQSGTVNPNYNGASAREGHAYLQHVWQCERAAFAREGIQPYGFRIAEPHHDGCPHWHMLLFVAADKVERFIKIMKSYALAKDGDEPGAKRNRIKIVRIEAGKGTAAGYIAKYVGKNIDDEHVPEHKTRDGAVIEKDLIGDEVIRPCQRVEAWAACWGIRQFQAIGQPPVTVWRELRRVAADKVEGASEQVRQAHAAVQKTEDKPADFAAYIRAQGGIGVGRNYLIAVAKEVRTVQGKYGVYEGEKPCGVWDRTRPEAGIYASTRYEWRVVGKMRAVDVPWTGVNNCTPPSWAAEVKGTNPVPKFDDSGWFASDEYREIAISEGRMLDLMDHAQQQAREHRKYGRNHARKN from the coding sequence ATGCCAGTCATCCGGCAAGAGAACGGCATACGGACCATCGCGGGATTGCCCCCGCGCTGGGGCCGTAAGGCGTACCGCGAGTTGCACCAGGCTCGCGGCGGCGTCGTGGTCGGTCAGTTGCCGGAACGGTATCTCAAGCTTTCGGCACTGCTGGACGAGGTCACAGCCGCGCCGATCCCGTTGGATGCCACGGATTCACAGTTGTGTGTGGCAGCACTGCACAGATCGCAAGAGTGCATGTCGCTGTCGGGACGGATTCATGACAAGGCAGCGCTGCGCGCCCGTATGCAGATGCTGTGCGATCTGCAAGGCGTGCCGGCGCCAGGAGTGGAAGACGATGCGCAATTTATCGCCCGTTGCTGTGATCCGGCCTGGTGGCGGAAACAGTTTCGCAAGGTGTTTGGCCGGACTTTTGAGCACGCCGCTGTGCGCCTGGGTCTGGTTTCCGTTCGCGCTGGAGCATATGCAAGCGACGAAACCGTGCTGCGCCGACTGGAGCAAAACCGTCGCAACGCCAAGATACTGGATGCGGTCCAGATGGCGAACCATCAGGGACAAGAATTCTCGTTGGCTGATCTGGTTTCAAAAAGTGTTGCTAACAGAAAGGTGCGGCGCGGCGAGCTGATGCTAAGGATGCGTGGCTGCGAGGAAATAGCCAACGAGCTAGGCCATGTGGGGGTGTTCGTCACACAGACTTGCCCCTCAAAATTTCATGCCGTGCTGGCGCAGTCCGGCACGGTCAACCCGAATTACAACGGCGCATCTGCACGCGAAGGGCACGCCTACCTACAACACGTATGGCAGTGCGAGCGCGCAGCGTTTGCCCGTGAAGGAATCCAGCCGTATGGATTTCGCATTGCTGAACCGCACCATGACGGTTGCCCGCACTGGCACATGCTCCTGTTCGTGGCCGCTGACAAAGTGGAGCGGTTCATAAAGATCATGAAGTCATACGCCCTGGCGAAAGACGGCGATGAACCTGGCGCAAAGCGAAACCGGATCAAGATAGTGCGCATCGAGGCAGGGAAGGGGACTGCAGCAGGCTACATCGCAAAGTACGTGGGCAAGAACATTGACGACGAACACGTGCCGGAACACAAAACACGTGACGGCGCTGTGATCGAGAAAGACCTGATCGGAGATGAGGTGATCCGTCCGTGTCAGCGAGTGGAAGCCTGGGCGGCCTGCTGGGGAATTCGCCAGTTCCAGGCCATCGGGCAACCACCTGTCACGGTATGGCGCGAACTGCGCCGAGTGGCCGCTGACAAGGTAGAGGGAGCGAGCGAGCAAGTGCGCCAGGCGCACGCCGCCGTCCAGAAGACAGAAGACAAGCCGGCTGACTTCGCCGCCTACATCAGGGCGCAAGGCGGCATTGGCGTAGGACGGAATTACCTCATTGCCGTAGCGAAGGAAGTGCGCACGGTACAGGGTAAATACGGCGTGTACGAGGGCGAAAAGCCTTGCGGAGTTTGGGATAGGACCAGGCCGGAGGCCGGCATCTATGCCTCGACTCGGTATGAGTGGCGCGTGGTCGGGAAAATGCGCGCCGTTGACGTTCCTTGGACTGGTGTCAATAACTGTACGCCGCCATCCTGGGCGGCGGAAGTGAAAGGCACGAATCCGGTACCAAAATTCGATGACTCGGGCTGGTTCGCCAGCGATGAATACCGGGAAATCGCCATCAGTGAGGGTCGGATGCTGGATTTGATGGACCACGCCCAGCAGCAGGCCCGTGAACATCGCAAATACGGGAGAAACCATGCGCGAAAAAATTGA
- a CDS encoding transcriptional regulator — translation MNTTEFLDRAKQKLGVESDYALAKALNMRASTISGYRAGRSRMDDDAAYKVAQILEIDPILPIAAANAERTKSPEMRAFWEGLAKKVAKSFDFLMPRPTPRPA, via the coding sequence ATGAACACGACTGAATTTCTGGATAGGGCTAAGCAAAAGCTTGGCGTCGAATCCGACTATGCATTGGCGAAGGCGCTCAACATGCGTGCCTCGACCATCAGCGGCTATCGCGCTGGCCGCAGCCGCATGGATGATGACGCGGCCTACAAGGTCGCTCAGATTCTTGAAATTGACCCGATTCTTCCGATTGCAGCGGCCAATGCCGAGCGCACCAAATCGCCGGAAATGCGGGCATTCTGGGAGGGACTCGCGAAGAAGGTAGCGAAGTCTTTTGATTTCCTCATGCCACGCCCTACTCCGCGCCCGGCTTGA
- a CDS encoding GNAT family N-acetyltransferase — translation MQFTQEAWLNRTEFPLGIFEAKTGSVVGGTGINQINKAYRVGNIGYWVSTPHVGRGVARFAAKQAALLGFGELGLTRLEIITLTHNTASQRVAASLGASRECQARNRLYFQGAPHDAVVYSLVPKDSAGWSNMRDNA, via the coding sequence ATTCAGTTCACCCAAGAAGCGTGGCTCAACCGGACAGAATTTCCTTTAGGCATCTTTGAGGCCAAAACGGGTTCTGTAGTCGGAGGCACGGGCATCAACCAAATCAATAAAGCCTACCGTGTCGGAAACATTGGGTACTGGGTCAGTACTCCTCACGTTGGCCGGGGAGTTGCTCGCTTCGCAGCCAAGCAAGCGGCGCTACTAGGGTTCGGCGAGTTAGGTCTCACTAGGCTGGAGATCATCACCCTTACTCACAACACTGCCAGCCAGAGAGTAGCTGCGTCTCTTGGCGCATCGCGAGAGTGTCAGGCAAGAAACCGCCTGTACTTCCAAGGTGCGCCTCACGATGCCGTCGTGTACTCTCTCGTTCCCAAAGACAGCGCCGGCTGGTCCAATATGCGCGATAATGCTTAG
- a CDS encoding GrpB family protein, with translation MLRLNTHHHERYFRKDSAEGVRTHQVHAFQFGSPHIERHLAFRDYMNAHADAAAAYSELKQRLANAHPDDFVAYMDGKDAFIKEHEFSALAWARCTRSGTRLHT, from the coding sequence ATGCTTAGGCTCAATACCCACCACCATGAGCGGTACTTCCGCAAGGACTCCGCCGAAGGCGTGAGAACTCATCAAGTCCACGCCTTCCAATTCGGTAGTCCGCACATCGAGCGCCACCTAGCTTTCCGCGACTACATGAACGCGCACGCGGATGCTGCGGCGGCCTACAGTGAACTGAAGCAACGCTTGGCCAACGCTCATCCAGATGATTTCGTAGCATATATGGATGGCAAGGATGCATTCATTAAAGAACATGAGTTCTCGGCTCTTGCTTGGGCACGCTGCACGCGAAGTGGGACGCGGCTTCACACATGA
- a CDS encoding GNAT family N-acetyltransferase: MSSSYQVRQISKDDGETLRSIRIAALTDAPYAFGATLEEALAQPLDEFDATAARHATSETSTSFFLNHEMSVVGTVGAFIEAASSGQAYICALWLAPNHRGSNGATMLVDEANRWLFTRGVESVNAWVANSNARAAAFYRKFGFTPTARTQRLPSNPLELETLWVISRPTGKFYS; this comes from the coding sequence ATGAGTTCTTCATACCAAGTTCGTCAAATATCCAAAGATGATGGGGAGACGTTGCGTTCAATCAGAATCGCTGCCTTAACTGACGCACCTTATGCTTTTGGCGCCACACTTGAGGAAGCATTGGCGCAGCCGCTTGATGAGTTTGATGCAACTGCTGCGCGCCATGCAACCTCTGAAACCTCAACTTCGTTCTTCCTCAACCACGAGATGTCTGTTGTCGGTACAGTTGGCGCATTTATAGAGGCGGCATCCTCAGGCCAGGCGTACATCTGCGCGCTCTGGCTAGCGCCCAACCATCGCGGCTCAAACGGAGCAACGATGCTCGTGGACGAAGCAAACAGATGGCTATTTACTCGGGGAGTTGAGAGCGTAAATGCATGGGTTGCCAATTCAAATGCCCGAGCTGCGGCGTTCTACCGCAAGTTCGGTTTTACGCCGACCGCACGCACTCAGCGCCTCCCCTCAAACCCGTTGGAACTTGAGACTCTTTGGGTCATATCGAGGCCCACAGGGAAGTTCTACAGCTAG
- a CDS encoding GNAT family N-acetyltransferase — protein sequence MQSPLRHPNSNDAHALVRLFTDPHIRRYLGGPRSQTQAHASALDLVSATRRYPAWVVVKPGSSNPVGIVSLSLHHDNEDVEVSFVLFSEVQGLGLGKAAVAAALREAWALGLQRVIAETQSANVRSIRLLQKLGFTPLREIVRFSAKQTILSIQRPEADVA from the coding sequence ATGCAATCACCGTTGCGACATCCCAACTCTAATGACGCCCATGCGTTGGTACGGTTATTTACGGACCCACATATCCGGCGTTACCTTGGCGGACCACGTAGCCAAACACAAGCTCATGCTTCTGCACTCGATCTAGTTAGCGCCACGCGTAGGTACCCTGCATGGGTTGTGGTAAAGCCCGGCTCGTCCAATCCCGTTGGCATCGTCAGCCTGAGCCTCCACCATGATAATGAAGATGTTGAAGTCTCTTTCGTACTCTTTTCAGAGGTACAGGGGCTTGGCCTCGGAAAGGCCGCAGTTGCTGCAGCGCTTCGGGAAGCTTGGGCGCTCGGGCTGCAGCGCGTCATCGCCGAAACGCAATCAGCCAACGTTCGCTCCATTCGGCTGCTTCAAAAGCTCGGCTTCACTCCCTTGCGTGAGATTGTCCGTTTCTCTGCTAAGCAAACAATTCTCTCTATCCAACGGCCAGAAGCCGATGTGGCTTAG
- the tldD gene encoding metalloprotease TldD, with product MSTAYCRARWGLLTASGLDETQLLAGVSRALRKGGDYADLYLKSNIAESWHLERGKVARSNYNQSQGFGLRLVEGEQSVLTSADRFDATAIGKAADLAADAVGHVPVSPAGLVLRLPKHGPTYYTLDDPLPSLDAAHKIALLESVDRACRARSPLVVEVMASLSISLDLVFLARNDGYCGGDVRPLVRLDVAVQVVRNGRREGASRTLGGRVGLATFDRTAIESVAALAVDAALIKLEARAAPAGTMTVVIGPGWNGVMLHEAVGHGLEGDFNRRGSSAFAGRIGQRVAAPGVTIVDDGTVPGSRGSLNIDDEGTPGQCTTLIEDGILVSYMQDSLNARLMGVANTGNGRRESYDVLPMPRMTNTYMRAGGVDPAEIIASVKQGIYIAHLEGGQVDISSGRFMFAASEAFLIEDGRLSAPVKGATVLGNGPQSLKNVKLIGNDLEINTASGVCGKAGQSVPVGVGQPTLRIDGMTVGGTA from the coding sequence ATGTCCACCGCCTATTGTCGTGCCAGATGGGGGCTGCTGACAGCAAGCGGACTGGATGAAACGCAATTACTGGCGGGCGTGTCACGGGCGCTGCGCAAAGGCGGCGACTACGCCGATCTGTACCTGAAGTCGAACATCGCAGAAAGCTGGCACCTTGAGCGTGGCAAGGTGGCACGCAGCAACTACAACCAGTCGCAGGGTTTCGGGCTACGCCTGGTGGAAGGCGAGCAGTCGGTGTTGACCTCGGCTGATCGATTCGACGCTACTGCGATTGGCAAAGCTGCCGACTTGGCGGCCGATGCCGTGGGCCATGTGCCGGTATCGCCAGCGGGCCTGGTGCTCAGGCTGCCCAAGCATGGACCGACCTATTACACGCTCGATGATCCACTGCCTTCGCTCGATGCCGCGCACAAGATCGCCTTGCTGGAATCGGTCGACCGCGCCTGCCGCGCCCGTAGTCCTCTCGTGGTGGAAGTGATGGCGAGCCTGTCGATATCGCTCGACCTGGTTTTTCTGGCGCGCAACGACGGCTATTGCGGTGGCGATGTACGTCCGCTAGTACGGCTCGACGTGGCAGTGCAGGTCGTCCGCAATGGCCGCCGCGAAGGCGCCTCGCGCACCTTGGGCGGGCGCGTGGGGCTGGCGACCTTCGATCGCACTGCGATTGAGTCGGTCGCTGCTCTGGCGGTGGACGCTGCACTGATCAAACTGGAGGCACGCGCGGCACCGGCCGGCACCATGACCGTGGTGATCGGCCCTGGCTGGAACGGCGTCATGTTGCACGAGGCAGTGGGACATGGCCTGGAAGGTGATTTCAACCGGCGTGGTTCCTCGGCATTCGCCGGGCGCATCGGGCAACGGGTGGCGGCTCCCGGTGTGACCATCGTTGACGACGGCACCGTGCCGGGCAGTCGCGGCTCGCTCAACATCGACGACGAAGGCACGCCCGGGCAGTGCACCACGCTGATCGAGGACGGTATTCTAGTCAGCTACATGCAAGATTCGCTGAACGCCAGGCTGATGGGTGTCGCCAACACGGGCAACGGGCGCCGCGAATCCTACGATGTGCTGCCGATGCCACGCATGACCAACACCTACATGCGTGCCGGCGGAGTTGATCCGGCCGAGATCATCGCCTCGGTCAAGCAGGGGATCTACATTGCACATCTAGAGGGCGGTCAGGTCGATATCAGCAGCGGCCGGTTCATGTTTGCCGCGTCGGAAGCGTTCTTGATCGAGGATGGTCGACTGAGCGCGCCAGTGAAAGGCGCGACGGTGCTCGGCAACGGCCCGCAGTCACTGAAGAACGTGAAGCTGATCGGCAACGATCTGGAAATCAACACGGCCTCCGGCGTATGTGGCAAGGCCGGACAATCAGTGCCTGTGGGCGTGGGTCAGCCGACGCTGAGGATTGACGGCATGACCGTGGGCGGTACCGCCTGA
- a CDS encoding TldD/PmbA family protein produces MKDCQQHFETIAQQTLEVARRHGATAAAVQIEEVESLSASVQGGRPNERALRQSTQLRLSLFLGQREASVSSSDLSQQGVAALVARGMDSAAIAAEDQHAGLPGLSAYPIDDVDLELDHAWQLSLRDAVALAARIERAALAVSSAVPQIERAVLFSSRTRRILANSEGFLRSSASTRHSLSCTAVAIRDGAKEIESWWDARRDPAQLPSPESIGACAGRRALARLGARQVATQTCPVLFEPQAAASLLNEFVQAISARPLYMHSSFLRDALGQEVFAAHMNISDDPLLKGGMGSRSYDGNGAALRPRTLIAGGRLQGYYLDAYGARRIGLPLVEHGAGPSNVMVSSTTSEASGDLDAMIRRIGTGLVVSGLNGQGVNLMTGDFSRACSGFWVENGQIAYPVAGITVASNLREMFAGIVAVGNDRLTQNGTTTGSWLIDKMRVGGI; encoded by the coding sequence ATGAAAGATTGCCAACAGCATTTCGAAACCATCGCGCAGCAGACACTTGAGGTCGCGCGCCGTCACGGGGCCACGGCTGCGGCGGTACAGATTGAGGAGGTAGAGTCGCTGAGCGCCAGCGTGCAGGGTGGTAGGCCCAACGAGCGTGCGCTGCGTCAATCGACCCAATTGCGCCTGAGCCTGTTCCTCGGTCAGCGCGAAGCGTCGGTGTCTTCATCCGATCTGTCGCAGCAGGGCGTGGCGGCGTTGGTGGCACGCGGCATGGATAGCGCCGCGATTGCCGCCGAAGATCAGCATGCGGGGTTGCCGGGCCTGTCGGCCTATCCAATCGACGATGTGGATCTGGAGCTTGACCACGCCTGGCAGCTCAGTCTGAGGGATGCCGTGGCGCTGGCGGCGCGCATCGAGCGTGCGGCGTTGGCGGTCAGCAGCGCGGTACCGCAGATAGAGCGGGCGGTACTGTTTAGCAGTCGTACCCGCCGCATCCTGGCCAATAGCGAAGGCTTCTTGCGCAGTAGCGCATCGACCCGTCATTCCCTGTCGTGTACGGCCGTGGCAATCCGTGATGGCGCCAAGGAAATCGAGTCCTGGTGGGATGCCCGGCGTGATCCGGCACAGCTTCCGAGCCCCGAGTCGATCGGCGCCTGTGCTGGGCGGCGCGCGCTGGCCCGGCTTGGCGCGCGCCAGGTCGCTACCCAGACCTGTCCGGTCCTGTTCGAGCCGCAGGCGGCGGCAAGCCTGCTCAACGAATTCGTGCAGGCCATTTCAGCGCGTCCGCTCTATATGCATAGCTCGTTCCTGCGCGATGCACTGGGCCAGGAGGTGTTCGCTGCGCACATGAATATTTCAGATGACCCGCTGCTCAAGGGCGGCATGGGCAGCCGCAGCTATGACGGCAACGGCGCTGCCCTGCGCCCGCGCACGCTGATCGCGGGCGGTCGCCTGCAAGGCTATTACCTTGACGCTTATGGTGCGCGGCGCATCGGCTTGCCGTTGGTAGAGCATGGCGCGGGCCCCAGCAATGTGATGGTGTCGAGCACCACCAGCGAGGCCAGTGGCGATCTGGATGCGATGATCAGGCGCATAGGGACGGGGCTGGTGGTCAGTGGGCTGAACGGGCAGGGGGTCAATTTGATGACGGGCGATTTTTCGCGTGCGTGCAGTGGCTTCTGGGTGGAAAACGGCCAGATCGCTTATCCGGTGGCGGGCATCACGGTGGCATCCAATCTGCGTGAGATGTTTGCCGGCATCGTCGCCGTGGGCAATGACCGGCTCACGCAGAACGGTACCACGACGGGCTCGTGGCTGATTGACAAGATGCGTGTCGGCGGTATCTGA